The DNA region TGACTCATTTCAGTATCACCTGTTTGTGATAACAGCACGAGGACACCACGCGATTGGCTGAAAGTATGAAGAGGTTCTGTGCGCCGTCCCGCAGCTCATGCTCTCTTAAGCACCGCAGACTGGTTGACAGGTAAGCGCGGTCCTGACATAAACAATCTCATGAATATTAACCATTTAAGTGTCAAAAGACGATGCTATTGAGCCTGTTGCCATATGAAATCAACTTCTTCTAAAGTTGATTTGGTCTACCAAATACTCCCAAAggtgacatctttttttttttttttatccaggtCAGTGCGTAAAGTGTATAACTGTTACAAGTTCTTATCATTAGATTTAGAAAATAACATAAATCAATTTGATTTAATGTACGCATTTTCTTGTGTTGATTTTAATCACGTCTTTTCTACGTTTCATTTATTGTCGACTTCTTTATTGATCATTCATATTCCTGAGGTCAGGGTGCACAACGCCGCGCTACATTTGACCATTGTTGTCACTTAGTAAAACATTTAACCTGAGTAACATGCACTTTAAATATTGTGCAAAACCTATACATTCGTGTTGAAAGTACTTATTTTGAACGTCTAATATATAGGGTATAGTTTTATTCGTGAATTATTATGAATGATGAATTGACATGTAACTTTTTATTCAAAGCACGGTCAGGGTGTAAATGTGTAGCATTTAGAAGGTTAATTGTACAGGATATGCCTTTAATTGCAAAAGCTGGTCATATTTGGTATGGCTAAAGTGCTAGTCAAAACTAAAATGTGTATCCTATGGTTAATCAATTGTTTGTCAATCGATTTTCTGAATTAATCTTTTGTGTCCTCCGTGCAGATGTCCACCTCGAGGAGCCCAGACCGTCCTGGGCATGGTCCTCCGTGCCTTCCCTCCTCAACAGTTGACAGCAGCGGTTTAACAGAGCATGATCCGGACCCTGACCTCCTCTTCCCGTTCACCCGACGTCTCCTGCGCTTTGGTGTCTGCAGCAGCCCTGTTACGCGCCGCAAGAGAGAGATGATTCCCGCCGACAAGAAAGACACCACGTACTGGGACAAGCGTCAAAAGAACAACGAGGCAGCGAAGCGGTCCAGGGAGAAGAAGCGGCTGAATGACCTGGTGCTGGAGGGTCAGCTGCTGGCTCTGAAGGACGAGAACGCACAGCTGCGCGCTGAGGTGCTAAGCATGCAGTATTACAGCAGCCTGAACGCGGAGGAAAGTAACCACCACGCTGCTAGGGCAACATCAGATTCTACAGTGCCCTTACACCCCAAACCTTCTTTTGTCCCTGCCCTTCTCCAGAGAGGACTCTGGGACAATAGCAGGAGCAACCAAGTCTCTGTGATGGGTGTAAGGCAACAAGAAGCAGCGATGAATCCATTTGATGCCAAGATCCCCTGTTTAAGTTACAATACACAGGTTTTTCAAACTTGTGGCGCACAGCAAGGCATCCCCCCCTTCTCCGGGCCGTGTTTCCCTTCTCCCACAGCACATTTGGAGGTTGGGAGATCAGCGGAGACAGAGTCGGACCCTCAGCGACAGGTGTCCTCCAGCGATGACTTCCCTAGACCCACCTATCAGGCGTCCTCCATCCAAGCGTCCCTTGGCTCCTTCCCTCTGGCTTCCAATCTGCCGAACCCGTCTCAAACCTGGCTGGTGCCCTGCGTGAATCACCCGGCACTGCGTAATAATGTTCTGCTGCATTGGCCGTCTTCCTACCTGCCCCCACCGGCTGTCTTGCCAGGCCTACCTCCTCTTTACATACAGGCGAGACGAGGCCATGGTCTCGGTGTGGAGGATGATCTTCGGAGGGGGTTCAAGAGCGGGTTTGGCAGAGCTGAAGAAAAGTCGGAATCAGCTCGAGATGCACCCCAATCCTAATGGACTCCAACTATCACGGCGTTTTTTCCAAGCAGagtgaaaaataataatcattttttgtgttgtaaaaagtAACAAGTGAGCAAACTAGGTTTTAAAATTTGCCTGGATGCAATATGCCCTCTAATTTGTTATCTGAccttaataaaaaagaagtaaatgAGGACATTATATTTGACaacgtctctctctctatttgcTACAGTTTACACTGGCAGAACAGAGAACAATGAATACAGCTCATATTGAGGAGTTAGATTTCTCTTGAAGTGTTATTCAGAATGAAACAGCGGCTGAAACTTGATGAGTGATTTTACACACTGACGGGAATAATAATACATCCATTTCCCAGGCTTAATTGATTTGAACGGAATTTTAAATctcaatgcaaaaataaattcaccaatatatgaaacataaatgaatcaGAAGATTTGTTTGTATTGGAGTTCAGATTGATTGCTGGGAAAGAAacgtcaacattttttttgcgGTGGAACAACATCAGTTACTAGGTTTGTGAAACTGGTTGTTTGTTGGGTTGGTGTTCCCCTCGCACACTttgattaaaagaaaagacGTTGATTCGTCGGCCTGCGGCTCTGTGACAACACTTGCACTGCAGCTGTCTCTATCAACTCTGCAGCAGTGTTGCAATATGATGTGTTTGGAATTCGCAATGATGGTCCCGAATAAATAATCCTCAGTCCATTTAACTAACCCATTTGATAGTTTGACAGCAGTTCAGATCTTTTAAGTCTCTTCACTTGCACCTGCATCATCAAATAAGCTTAAATATGACAAACGTTGAACAGCTCAAACGGCTTTTCTATGACAACTTGCCCCTCAGTCTACCAGCTGGTGTTTCGAGcccaccagcagagggagctacAACATGGCCCTGCTACAGTTTTCCCTGTCAGAATGCTGCACAACTTTATGCCTCGATAATGTCTTTGTAATGCCTTCATATCAGCTATTAAAATACCATTGGATACATTCTAATTCCTCTTTATGCAAAACAATACTAAATGTtatggaaacaaaaacagaaagttgGAAGGAATACATTTTGGTTCTTTAATACGACAAATATACTCTAAACATTTCTAAAGGAAACAACAGTACCATGGATGGTACTGAAGTTTTCAAaataatgcttaaaaaaaagttacattgtGCCCATTATTTGTACATATCATACCTTGAACAAatttacagacaaaaaaaacataaatttaatgtttgtttgctatACCTCAGGAACTTTGCAATATGACATGAGGATGATGTTACTGCACAAAAAGTGTGTTTCAAAGTTGACAGAGTGTTTGTCAGAAATCCGATCAGTAAGAGGACATTACATGTGCAGACCCAGAGTCAAAACTTGCACCTTCAAGCTGATTAAGTGTCAATCTGTGGTGCAAAAAATCTTTTAACACTTAAAATAGAGAACTTCAAGTCAGTCCAGTCTTCTTTGAATATGTGAGAGACACATAATGTAGTATATTTttggtgtgttttatttttgcctgaCGACTTCTACCATTAGTACTTCTAACACCATTGCCTGTGTGCAGAAGTATGTAATTGAATACCACATAAGACAACTTAATGCAGCTACAGAACAGGTAACAATCAGCAACACACCGCAAACAGAAACCAAATGGCCTGTGCCAGAATAACGCAATCATGTAATATTACTGTATACTTGTCATAAATGCATATCCCCCTGCTATTTGATCTGACGGAACAACAAATATGGTAATTTGAAAATGACAGCAGTTAACCACAAATATCATACAATTCTGAACAGCAGGCACGTTTCATGTGACAGCAGAGGtggacagacaaacacacttaaagTAGGAGGGAGGTGAGAGGATACAAAAAGCAACAAGACATTATCAGCCCCCCTCTGCTAAAGTGTGTATCAATCTCATGAGGCAGTCTCGGAGGAGAGTCAGCGGCTCAAAGTTGGTCATTAGTGCAGTGTGAGGGCGAGCTTTCTGCGAATAAGGTCGTAGGCAGTGGACTTTCTGCACCCAGCTTTTGAAGGTAAGGCCCCAAGATAATTTTTCACTCAAAGAGGTTTGGAACATGTTTGTAATGATGTCTGGATTCAGGGGATGTAACGATGATAGCTACCAAAGGAGAGAGAGTAACAAACAAAACTCATTTCAAACCGTGACTTTTTGCTCATGACACCAACACCATGTTGACTGTAAAGTCTGAAGACAGATcagaaaatgttgtatttttttatttttatctctgtCATATCTTACCAACAAGCAGGGGAATGGTTCACATTTCTAATTTGTTCATGTACTCTTTTatattatcaaaataaaatcatttactCTGAATACAGAACTTGAAAATGTTGCCCTCATATTTTTCAAGATTGGtttgaggaagaggaagtgttgCTACCTTGTTAATCTCTCCAAGATCATTTTGGAGGTATTTTATAAAGGGTGTGTTTCTATTTttcactattttttttgtttaagtaaTGTGGATGTTTTAGCCAAAGCTGGAATTCACTAAAAATACTAAATATCTAAGTAATCAGAATAGTGTCAAATATTAGTTTATCGTTCACCCTTTTTGTATAAGATGCATGAATagttttgaaaaaacaaaaaaaaacaatccttattattttgtttctggTGAGGGAGGAGTGACAGTTCATAGACGTTGATAAAGGTTTGTGAAATCTATTAGAAGTGTTACATACAGTGTGATATAATGTTCTCAGATTGTCTTAGTCCTTGGAACCCTACATATGGCCCTGAAAGAACGCTGGTTTTCACTAAGACAATAGTCTTGCTTCCTCCTAAATTAGATTTGCTCATATCACTTGTTTGTACGCTGGATCCTAATCCTCTCCAAAAAGTCATCAGTTCATTGACCTACACAAAGTCTCATGAAAATCTGCCCATCAAATTCTTCATGAAATCCTTTAATCAAACTAAAACTGTTGAGTTGTTGTTCACACCACTCCATGTAGATTTAGCCTGTAGTCTTGTTAGATTGCACTTCTAAATGAGAGGAAAGAAATattactacattttttttataaatagttAGGTATATTAACGGCCATCACGAGACCATAAAGTTGAGCCAATAAAGCAAAATTTTCattctcaacaaaaaaaaaaatagcatcaAAAGTCGGTTTTGGAGGGCAGATGTTTTAAGTCATCATGCAGGTGTTTTAGTTGACCTCTCTGGACCAGAGTTTCCCATAATATATAAATCACCAAAAAAAATTAGGCATATCATGTAGCCTCTGAACTATCTATCGACAGATACTACCGTCGACACCTTCAGATCATTTGGTATATGAAGGAATAAAGAAGGTGATTTAATGTATGTAACTGTCAATGCAGTGCACTAGTACGGCTGTACTAGTTAAATGTAAGACAGAACATCCAGCATCCCGTtccacacagagaacaaaaatCTGAACATAATTAAACTTTTACGACAACGTGTCATTGTTATATATTTCCTATATGgtgaaataaagacagagaaggaCTTAAATAAAAGGTACTGTCCTTAAATCCATCATATCAAGATATCACTGATAGCTTTACATTCTGTGCAGACTGTGAGAAAATTGTCATCTTCATTTTATTATAACTTTAAAACCCTGATGCAGATTGGGTTCCATGTAGAAACGGCAGGAAAAacaatgttgtctttttatgatgcgttacattttaaatatatactAATAGCACTCAATAGTGCGATTCAAGGCATTCATTTGCTAACGGacaattcaaacaaaaaactgaGTTCTTTAAAACCCAAACACAGAATTTATCCACTCTTTTTTCCAAATTGGCAGTTAACAGGAAACACTACTAATGTACAACGGGGTGAAAAGCCACAAAACAAGGACTGACCAACTCCTCTTCCAATGGATAGTAATTTTAACAACAGCAGTTGGTAGAGTATGAGAAAACGgatagagagaaaaagaagacgtTTGAGAGTTCCTTACTAAAAAGCAGCCTGGATATAAATAGTCAATAAGAAACAGGTGCAAATGTGCAGCATGGTATAGTGAGCAGGCCTCTAGAGATTTCACTCAGGAAccctctctttttattttcgctctttgtctccctcagtgattattgttttctttcttcctgctgcttctttttttttttatgcttgcTGCAGCTCAGAGTATAAAACGCCTCGTCTTTCtgtctcacacagacacacagacacacacacaactatgcaggtgttcatgtttagacacacaaacacacgcacaccaaCAGGGTGTGGGTCTACATACTCACTGGGCAACCAGCTTGAatatttttaaccttttgtttttctcaccaCCATTTAGGGTGCACAGCCTCTTTAAAGCTTCTCTTTTGATGCTTCTGAGTCAGTCTGACTGGCACGTCAAAAATAAAGCCATGTGAATATGAGATGTTGCACTAGGTGAGGATAACAGAAATGAAAACGAGAACTAACAACTAAACGGGACACTGCATTATCACTTCTGAGGTTAAAGACAGTGAAGTTATGGCGTGTGCTTTAAAGAGTTCCTCTTGTATGACATCCTGAGTGACAGCTGGTTTGTGTCACATCACACGTGTAACATGTCACATGAACTAGAGTGTTGTTTGCAAGAATAAGGTGTGATGAAAGCATCAATGAGATAAAATGTGTTAGTGTTAGCTTAATGTGTGCttctgtgtatgtttgtatgcaCAAGGGGCTGACTGTGGTTTCAGCACAAATGTTCTTTTTGCACAGCTTCCCATGAAACCACCCACAAACCCACGCAAATGAAAAAGACTTGTGGTGGCAGTATGAAAAACTGCCACCGTCTGCTTCTATAAAGTCCTGCATTTATGTTCCGCAACAGATAAGACAAACTCCCACCAGAACAAGAGTAATGGAGAAAAATTGAAAACATGGTAGTAAAGCTCAATTTATCACCTGAACAAAAAGCTGGAAGAGCTACTTTCCGCTTGgccacagaaaagaaaacctcgTTCAAAATACAATCTGCAATGTCAATACATGACGTGCTTTTCCATTTTCACAAACTATTattgatttataaaaacagtgaaagtgTGGTCTCTGCATATTGTGTTATGATAAATGTATGTTAAAGGTTTTGTGTGAAATATTGTGTAAAAAACTAATATTTTCACTAATactgtgaaaaaaagacaaaaaatgatAACACGTAACATGTTTCAAGATTCCCATCATATTGTCGTGTGACCTAGACTTGTAAAAGGTGAGACGAGGTCAGGAAGAGTTGTTTGAGGGCTGAGAGGcctcaaacacaaaataattgtTTGTAAAACTGCCAGAGCTTTTATGTTTCACTTTTCAATGcaatcaaaaaatcaaaaatgagcaaaaaaatAGGTATTTGTTTGTGAACAATGAACTAAAAATCTatatattattgttttgtttccataTAGTGTCATCAACTATAGTATTGCAATGCTTAAGTGCATTTATGGTATATTTTCTTATATCCCTTATACAGACTTTAATCATACCACCAGGTTAAATTAAGAGTATGTTACGTTAAGTCAAATCAGACAAGGTTAATATTATCTATGAAGGAGGTTGTTATATTACTCaagctcaaacacaaacatatctctattcctttttatttcaggtcTCTATTGATTATTACTTATTTAACCAACCATGAAGTCCCTGGGGTTACCTTTGCATGAAGGCCAAGATAAAGATATCTTGGAAGCAGAAAATGAGCTGCTACGAAAGGGACACCGTCGCAAACGCGAGTTCATACCTG from Labrus bergylta chromosome 6, fLabBer1.1, whole genome shotgun sequence includes:
- the si:dkey-172o19.2 gene encoding transcription factor atf-2 isoform X1; this translates as MKSTSSKVDLVYQILPKMSTSRSPDRPGHGPPCLPSSTVDSSGLTEHDPDPDLLFPFTRRLLRFGVCSSPVTRRKREMIPADKKDTTYWDKRQKNNEAAKRSREKKRLNDLVLEGQLLALKDENAQLRAEVLSMQYYSSLNAEESNHHAARATSDSTVPLHPKPSFVPALLQRGLWDNSRSNQVSVMGVRQQEAAMNPFDAKIPCLSYNTQVFQTCGAQQGIPPFSGPCFPSPTAHLEVGRSAETESDPQRQVSSSDDFPRPTYQASSIQASLGSFPLASNLPNPSQTWLVPCVNHPALRNNVLLHWPSSYLPPPAVLPGLPPLYIQARRGHGLGVEDDLRRGFKSGFGRAEEKSESARDAPQS
- the si:dkey-172o19.2 gene encoding transcription factor atf-2 isoform X2 — its product is MSTSRSPDRPGHGPPCLPSSTVDSSGLTEHDPDPDLLFPFTRRLLRFGVCSSPVTRRKREMIPADKKDTTYWDKRQKNNEAAKRSREKKRLNDLVLEGQLLALKDENAQLRAEVLSMQYYSSLNAEESNHHAARATSDSTVPLHPKPSFVPALLQRGLWDNSRSNQVSVMGVRQQEAAMNPFDAKIPCLSYNTQVFQTCGAQQGIPPFSGPCFPSPTAHLEVGRSAETESDPQRQVSSSDDFPRPTYQASSIQASLGSFPLASNLPNPSQTWLVPCVNHPALRNNVLLHWPSSYLPPPAVLPGLPPLYIQARRGHGLGVEDDLRRGFKSGFGRAEEKSESARDAPQS